The following nucleotide sequence is from Komagataeibacter medellinensis NBRC 3288.
GCCTATGGCGATGGTGGCGTATTTCTTCCCCTCACGCACGAAGCGCGGCAGAACCAGTTCCAGCAGGCCGACCATCCGGTCGAGGAATTCCTGATAATCAGGGTCACGGGCCACATATTCCGCCACGGGCGCATCCAGCCCGGTCATGGCGGAAAGTGCCGGGTCATAATAAGGATTGGTCAGGAAACGGGCATCGAACACCATGTCCGCCTCCCGCGGGAGGCCGGCGGGGAAGGCAAACGACATCAGCGCCACCGTAAGCCCATCCAGCCCGCCTGCCGACCATTCTCCAAACCGCGCTTCCACCAGTTGGCGCAGTTCAGGCGGAGGCAGGTCGGACGTGTCGATCACCACATCGGCCACTTCCCGCAGGGGGGATGTCAGCGCGATTTCGGCCTCGATCCCTTCCTTCACGGTGCCATGCACCGCCTGCGGGTGGCGCCTGCGGGTGGCAGTATAGCGGCGCAGGAGCACGCTTTCCTCTGCCGTGGCGTAAATCAGTTCCGCATGCAGTGCCGGGTTGACGCGCAGCCTTGCCAGGGCAGCCAGCACGGCAGAGGCATCGAAGCCGCGCGTGCGCGAATCCACACCGACCGCCACCGGGCGCTCGGCGCGGGCGACGATCTCGTCAAGCATGCCAAGGGGAGGATTGTCGATCACCTCGTGGCCCAGATCCTCCAGAATGCGGAGAATCGAGGACTTTCCCGCCCCGGATAAGCCGGTCACAAGCAGGATGCGACGGGGGTGAGGTGTGTCTTCAACCATGGTGTCGGTCACGCAAAACCCTGTTTCCTGTCAGC
It contains:
- the rapZ gene encoding RNase adapter RapZ, which gives rise to MVEDTPHPRRILLVTGLSGAGKSSILRILEDLGHEVIDNPPLGMLDEIVARAERPVAVGVDSRTRGFDASAVLAALARLRVNPALHAELIYATAEESVLLRRYTATRRRHPQAVHGTVKEGIEAEIALTSPLREVADVVIDTSDLPPPELRQLVEARFGEWSAGGLDGLTVALMSFAFPAGLPREADMVFDARFLTNPYYDPALSAMTGLDAPVAEYVARDPDYQEFLDRMVGLLELVLPRFVREGKKYATIAIGCSGGRHRSVTLVEAMALRLARQAGGTHHEVWPVVIMHRELARQGRSSWRWASRPRAQATTTEQIPRK